A single Oryctolagus cuniculus chromosome 16, mOryCun1.1, whole genome shotgun sequence DNA region contains:
- the RPA3 gene encoding replication protein A 14 kDa subunit, which produces MVDVMELPKSRINASMLSQFIDRPVCFVGRLEKIHPSGKMFILSDGEGKTGTVELMEPLDEEISGIVEVVGRVTAKATIMCASYVQFKEDNNPFDLGLYNEAVKITHEFPQFFPLGVTQHD; this is translated from the exons ATGGTGGACGTCATGGAGCTGCCCAAGTCGCGCATCAACGCCAGCATGCTCTCTCAGTTCATCGACCGGCCAGTCTGCTTCGTGGGGAGGCTGGAAAAG attcaTCCCAgtggaaaaatgtttattctttcaGATGGAGAAGGGAAAACTGGAACTGTTGAGTTGATGGAACCT CTCGATGAAGAAATCTCTGGAATTGTGGAAGTCGTTGGAAGAGTAACAGCCAAGGCAACCATCATGTGTGCATCTTATGTCCAGTTCAAAGAAGATAACAATCCTTTTG atcttgGACTTTACAATGAAGCTGTGAAAATTACCCACGAGTTCCCTCAGTTTTTTCCTTTAGGGGTTACACAACATGATTGA